In Neorhizobium galegae, the following proteins share a genomic window:
- the nadC gene encoding carboxylating nicotinate-nucleotide diphosphorylase, with the protein MILAALPRLLVEPPVRAALLEDLGLAGDVTSTAVIPAGHRSTVVMAARKAGVIAGLDAAELAFQLVDPKIVMTRHIEDGGAVKPGDVIATIEGPSRGLLTGERTALNFLGHLSGIASVTAGIVAAIEGTKASVVCTRKTTPGLRALEKYAVRAGGGMNHRFALYDAVLIKDNHVAIAGGIAESIRRAKAGVGHMVKIEVEVDTLDQLHEAMEVGVDAVLLDNMTPEQLREAVDIVAGRAITEASGGITPATAAAVAASGVDLLSVGWITHSAPTLDIGLDFRSAS; encoded by the coding sequence ATGATCCTTGCCGCCCTTCCGCGACTTCTCGTCGAACCGCCTGTGCGCGCAGCACTGCTGGAAGACCTCGGCCTTGCCGGCGATGTCACGTCCACGGCAGTCATTCCAGCCGGTCATCGCTCGACCGTTGTCATGGCGGCTCGTAAAGCCGGCGTCATCGCCGGGCTGGATGCGGCCGAACTCGCCTTCCAGCTCGTCGATCCGAAGATCGTCATGACGCGCCATATCGAGGATGGCGGGGCAGTAAAGCCTGGCGACGTAATCGCGACGATCGAAGGCCCGTCCAGAGGCCTTCTCACCGGCGAACGGACGGCACTCAATTTCCTCGGTCATCTCTCCGGCATCGCCAGCGTCACGGCCGGCATTGTCGCGGCGATCGAAGGCACCAAGGCTTCGGTCGTCTGCACCCGCAAGACGACACCGGGGCTTCGGGCGCTGGAGAAATACGCGGTGCGCGCCGGCGGCGGCATGAACCATCGCTTTGCTCTCTATGATGCGGTGCTGATCAAGGACAATCACGTGGCGATTGCCGGCGGCATCGCCGAATCCATCCGCCGCGCCAAGGCGGGCGTCGGGCACATGGTGAAGATCGAGGTGGAGGTGGATACGCTCGACCAGCTTCACGAAGCCATGGAGGTCGGTGTCGATGCGGTGCTGCTCGACAACATGACGCCGGAGCAGCTTCGCGAGGCGGTCGACATCGTCGCCGGCCGGGCGATCACCGAAGCGTCAGGCGGGATCACGCCGGCGACGGCCGCCGCCGTGGCCGCATCGGGCGTCGACCTGCTCTCCGTCGGCTGGATCACCCACAGCGCGCCGACGCTGGATATCGGGCTCGATTTTCGCTCTGCAAGTTAG
- a CDS encoding L-aspartate oxidase, whose product MTEILDHLAGRVAIVGSGLAGLVTALTLAPQPVVLITRAALGAETSSAWAQGGIAASLGTDDSADLHLVDTLAAGDGLCDPTVAASILRQAPDAIAVLEKFGVRFDRAENGSLSLGLEAAHSRRRIVHVAGDGSGAAIVRALVEAVSETPSITVLDGVEVRRLLTDGEAVSGLLCAAAKGAVILPTARVVLATGGLGGLYDATTNPPGNFGQGVMLAARAGALLADMEFVQFHPTALDSQRQPLALVSEAVRGEGAVLVNEKGERFLAREPGAELAARDIVARAISAEIARGGRVFLDARPALGNGFSRRFPAIDALCREASVDPNSDLIPVRPAVHYHMGGVATDANGRSSLPGLWVVGEAASTGLHGANRLASNSLLEAAVMGMRAAQDLSATSAETPHRVADAELPVPADISAVRPIVSRHLGVLRNAGAIHGAIASLLPLVEGEGSAADPAIVALLIAVFASLRKESRGAHARTDFPLKLAYAERRQMRLADALEIARATASHPLARSA is encoded by the coding sequence ATGACCGAGATTTTAGACCATCTCGCCGGCCGTGTCGCGATCGTCGGCAGCGGTCTGGCGGGGCTTGTGACGGCGCTGACCTTGGCACCGCAGCCCGTTGTCCTGATCACCCGCGCCGCGCTGGGTGCAGAAACCTCCAGCGCTTGGGCGCAGGGCGGTATTGCGGCGAGCCTCGGCACCGACGACAGCGCGGATCTGCATCTGGTGGATACGCTCGCAGCCGGCGACGGACTTTGCGATCCGACTGTGGCGGCTTCGATCCTGAGGCAAGCTCCGGACGCCATCGCCGTCTTGGAAAAATTTGGCGTGCGTTTCGACCGGGCAGAGAATGGTTCGCTTTCGCTCGGCCTGGAGGCTGCCCATTCGCGCCGCCGTATCGTGCATGTGGCGGGCGACGGCTCGGGTGCGGCGATCGTCCGGGCTCTGGTCGAAGCCGTTTCAGAAACACCGTCGATCACGGTGCTTGATGGTGTCGAGGTTCGTCGGCTGCTGACGGATGGCGAGGCGGTGTCCGGCCTGCTTTGCGCGGCGGCCAAGGGCGCGGTCATCCTGCCGACTGCGCGGGTGGTTCTGGCGACCGGCGGTCTCGGCGGGCTGTATGACGCGACCACCAATCCCCCCGGCAATTTCGGCCAGGGCGTGATGCTTGCGGCACGGGCCGGTGCGCTGCTTGCGGATATGGAATTCGTGCAGTTCCACCCGACGGCGCTCGATTCCCAGCGCCAGCCGCTGGCGCTGGTCAGCGAGGCGGTGCGCGGAGAGGGGGCGGTGCTCGTCAACGAAAAGGGCGAGCGTTTTCTCGCCCGCGAGCCCGGCGCCGAACTGGCTGCGCGCGATATCGTGGCACGTGCCATCAGCGCCGAGATCGCCCGCGGCGGGCGCGTGTTTCTTGACGCGCGGCCGGCGCTCGGAAACGGCTTTTCTCGCCGGTTCCCGGCGATCGACGCGCTGTGCCGGGAGGCGAGCGTCGACCCCAATTCCGACCTCATCCCTGTCCGTCCTGCCGTTCATTACCACATGGGCGGTGTGGCGACGGACGCGAATGGCCGTAGCTCCTTACCCGGTCTCTGGGTGGTCGGGGAGGCGGCTTCGACCGGTCTCCACGGCGCCAACCGGCTGGCCAGCAATTCGCTGCTCGAAGCGGCCGTGATGGGCATGCGGGCCGCGCAAGATCTCTCGGCAACCTCCGCTGAAACGCCTCACCGGGTCGCCGATGCCGAGCTGCCGGTGCCGGCGGATATTTCCGCCGTTCGGCCGATCGTGTCGCGGCATCTCGGCGTTTTGAGAAACGCAGGTGCCATTCATGGCGCAATCGCGAGCCTGCTGCCGCTCGTCGAGGGCGAAGGATCGGCTGCCGATCCGGCGATCGTCGCGCTGCTGATCGCGGTCTTCGCGTCGCTGCGAAAGGAATCCCGCGGCGCGCATGCGCGCACCGATTTCCCGCTGAAGCTCGCCTATGCGGAACGGCGGCAGATGCGCCTTGCCGATGCGCTGGAAATCGCCCGCGCGACCGCTTCCCATCCCCTTGCCCGGAGTGCCTGA
- the nadA gene encoding quinolinate synthase NadA has product MNSPVSVSSLYDRVSRVIPKAEWMSYEADVAAILELKRTRNAVILAHNYQTPEIFHGVADIVGDSLALARKAIDVDADVIVLAGVHFMAETAKLLNPGKTVLIPDMAAGCSLADSITPEDIALLRQAHPGVPIITYVNTSAAVKAASDICCTSGNAKQVVESLGVPKVLMIPDEYLAQNVARETNVEIIAWHGHCEVHELFNAQDVRDLREAHPGVVVLAHPECPPEVVAEADFAGSTAVMSDYVGQKKPARVVLLTECSMSDNVAVHHPDVEFVRPCNLCPHMKRITLSNIRKALEENQHEVTVDPSIAVAARRAVERMLAI; this is encoded by the coding sequence ATGAATTCTCCGGTTTCGGTTTCCTCGCTTTACGATCGTGTCAGCCGCGTCATCCCCAAGGCCGAGTGGATGAGCTACGAAGCGGATGTCGCAGCGATCCTGGAGCTCAAGCGCACTCGCAACGCCGTCATCCTCGCCCACAACTACCAGACGCCGGAAATCTTCCATGGTGTCGCCGATATCGTCGGCGACAGTCTGGCGCTTGCCCGCAAGGCGATCGACGTGGATGCGGATGTCATCGTGCTTGCCGGCGTGCACTTCATGGCCGAGACGGCAAAGCTGCTCAATCCGGGAAAGACGGTGCTGATCCCGGACATGGCGGCGGGCTGTTCGCTGGCGGATTCGATCACGCCTGAAGATATCGCGCTGCTGCGGCAGGCGCATCCGGGCGTGCCGATCATCACCTATGTGAACACGTCTGCAGCAGTGAAGGCGGCATCCGATATCTGCTGCACCTCCGGCAATGCCAAGCAGGTGGTGGAATCGCTCGGCGTTCCGAAAGTGCTGATGATCCCGGACGAATATCTGGCGCAGAACGTGGCGCGGGAAACCAATGTCGAGATCATCGCCTGGCACGGCCATTGCGAAGTGCATGAGCTGTTCAATGCGCAGGACGTCCGCGATCTGCGCGAGGCGCATCCCGGCGTCGTGGTGCTGGCGCATCCGGAATGCCCGCCGGAGGTGGTTGCAGAGGCCGATTTTGCCGGTTCGACCGCCGTCATGTCGGACTATGTCGGCCAGAAAAAGCCGGCCCGCGTCGTGCTCCTGACCGAATGTTCGATGAGCGACAATGTCGCCGTGCATCATCCGGATGTGGAGTTCGTGCGGCCCTGCAATCTCTGCCCGCATATGAAGCGGATCACGTTGTCGAACATCCGCAAGGCGCTTGAGGAGAACCAGCACGAGGTGACCGTCGATCCGTCGATCGCGGTCGCCGCCCGCCGCGCAGTCGAGAGGATGCTCGCCATATGA
- a CDS encoding NUDIX hydrolase, with translation MTIGLAHAELIAVLSAVTGDEPRVMTVRSGDALPSGPFELGHRSLQAGLREWVGDQTGHPLGYLEQLYTFADRDRTHEDAEGRTISISYLGLVREQAAPGAGKPGWHGWYEYFPWEDHRGGGPDILADITGRLRGWIASEPARREHRQRRVDFAFGLDGAVWNEDLGLQRYELMYEAGLVTEAGCPPAKSFGRSMFADHRRILATGIARLRAKIKYRPVVFELMPESFTLSQLQRTVEALAGLTLHKPNFRRLIDQQELIEETGEATSETGGRPAKLFRYRHAVLEERALSGSKLPLSRN, from the coding sequence TTGACCATCGGACTTGCCCATGCGGAACTGATCGCCGTTCTTTCCGCCGTCACCGGCGACGAGCCGCGCGTGATGACGGTTCGCTCCGGAGATGCGCTGCCGTCCGGGCCTTTCGAACTCGGCCACAGGAGCCTTCAGGCTGGGCTGCGGGAATGGGTGGGGGACCAGACGGGCCATCCGCTCGGTTATCTCGAACAGCTCTATACCTTCGCCGACCGCGACCGGACCCACGAGGATGCCGAGGGGCGGACGATCTCGATCAGCTATCTCGGCCTCGTCCGTGAACAGGCCGCACCCGGTGCCGGAAAACCCGGCTGGCACGGCTGGTACGAATATTTCCCCTGGGAAGACCATCGCGGGGGTGGGCCGGACATTCTGGCCGACATCACCGGGCGTCTTCGGGGCTGGATCGCCTCGGAACCGGCGCGCCGGGAACACCGCCAGCGCCGCGTCGACTTCGCCTTCGGCCTTGATGGCGCCGTCTGGAACGAGGATCTCGGCCTACAGCGCTACGAACTGATGTACGAGGCAGGGCTGGTGACCGAGGCCGGTTGTCCGCCGGCAAAAAGCTTCGGCCGCTCAATGTTTGCCGATCACCGCCGCATCCTGGCGACAGGCATCGCGCGGCTGCGCGCCAAGATCAAATATCGTCCGGTCGTCTTCGAACTGATGCCGGAGAGTTTTACGTTGTCGCAATTGCAGCGCACCGTCGAGGCGCTTGCCGGCCTCACCCTGCACAAGCCGAACTTCCGCAGGCTGATCGACCAGCAGGAGCTGATCGAGGAAACCGGCGAGGCAACCAGCGAGACCGGCGGTCGGCCGGCCAAGCTCTTCCGCTACCGTCATGCGGTCCTCGAAGAGCGCGCGCTGTCCGGTTCGAAACTTCCGCTTTCACGCAATTGA
- a CDS encoding ABC transporter substrate-binding protein, with protein sequence MIRILTASFIALASLAAPAPSQAADKLSVLLEWFVNPDHAPMVIAQQRGLFADANLDVELIAPSDPSAVPRLVSAGQADIGIHYQPNLYLDHEAGLPLVRFGTLVETPLNTVTVLADGPIKSLKDLKGKKVGFSVTGFEDAMLKRMLASEGLSNDDVELINVNFSLSPSLIGGKVDATLGGFRNFELTQMKLEGHAGRAFFPEEHGVPAYDELIFVTRRDSAADSRLPRFLHAVEQASIFITNHPQEAWQLFIKAYPNLDDELNRTAFFDTLPRFAKRPAALDHGRYQRFAAFMQEMRLIKTVPPVGDLAVEIK encoded by the coding sequence ATGATCCGTATCCTCACCGCGTCCTTCATCGCGCTGGCCAGCCTCGCGGCGCCCGCGCCCTCCCAGGCCGCCGACAAGCTCAGTGTGCTGCTCGAATGGTTCGTCAATCCGGATCATGCGCCGATGGTCATCGCCCAGCAGCGCGGGCTGTTTGCCGATGCCAATCTCGATGTCGAACTCATCGCGCCGTCCGATCCATCCGCTGTGCCGCGGCTGGTTTCTGCCGGCCAGGCGGATATCGGCATCCATTACCAGCCCAATCTCTATCTCGACCATGAAGCAGGCCTGCCGCTGGTACGGTTTGGTACCCTGGTCGAAACCCCGCTGAACACCGTGACGGTTCTGGCGGACGGCCCGATCAAGAGCCTCAAGGACCTGAAGGGCAAAAAGGTCGGCTTTTCGGTCACCGGCTTCGAGGATGCCATGCTGAAGCGCATGCTGGCCTCGGAAGGGCTTTCCAACGACGACGTGGAACTGATCAACGTCAACTTCTCCCTGTCGCCGTCGCTGATCGGCGGCAAGGTTGATGCGACGCTCGGTGGCTTCCGCAATTTCGAGCTGACCCAGATGAAGCTGGAAGGCCATGCGGGGCGCGCGTTTTTCCCCGAGGAGCATGGCGTTCCGGCCTATGACGAACTGATCTTCGTCACCCGCCGCGATTCTGCCGCCGACAGCCGCCTGCCGCGATTCCTGCATGCGGTCGAACAGGCTTCGATCTTCATCACCAATCATCCGCAGGAAGCATGGCAGCTTTTCATCAAGGCCTATCCGAACCTCGACGACGAGCTGAACCGCACCGCATTCTTCGACACGCTGCCGCGCTTTGCCAAGCGCCCGGCCGCACTCGACCATGGCCGCTACCAGCGTTTCGCCGCCTTCATGCAGGAAATGAGGCTGATCAAGACCGTGCCGCCGGTCGGGGACCTTGCGGTCGAAATCAAGTAG
- a CDS encoding ABC transporter permease: MRASHALFGLVLLVVFWQAGVWLFAPPRYILPSPIAVASAFLRQPGFLLQNSAVTLTEIALGLVIGAGLGIATAFGVAALPRFGRLVWPMVLILQAFPVFVLAPILVLWLGFGLASKVAMTTIIIFFPVASAFADGLRRTDQEILDAVSLEGASHWQTLVSMRVPLAIPSLVSGLRVAAPLAPLGAVVGEWVGASGGLGFVMVQANARMQTDTVFAAMTILAILTLILRLLIDRLTAGLAPWASEADPAFSSASRSSVRS; this comes from the coding sequence ATGCGCGCGTCCCATGCGCTCTTTGGCCTCGTCCTGCTTGTCGTTTTCTGGCAGGCCGGCGTCTGGCTGTTCGCTCCACCCCGCTACATTCTGCCGTCTCCCATTGCCGTCGCTTCCGCCTTTCTGCGGCAGCCGGGTTTCCTGCTGCAGAACAGCGCCGTCACGCTGACGGAAATCGCGCTGGGGCTGGTGATCGGTGCCGGCCTCGGCATTGCCACCGCCTTCGGCGTCGCGGCGCTGCCGCGGTTCGGTCGTCTTGTCTGGCCGATGGTGCTGATTCTGCAGGCCTTTCCCGTCTTCGTCCTGGCGCCGATCCTGGTTCTCTGGCTCGGTTTCGGCCTCGCCTCGAAAGTGGCGATGACGACGATCATCATCTTCTTTCCGGTCGCCTCCGCCTTTGCCGACGGTCTTCGCCGCACCGATCAGGAAATCCTCGACGCCGTTTCGCTGGAGGGGGCAAGTCACTGGCAGACGCTGGTGTCGATGCGTGTGCCGCTGGCGATCCCGAGCCTCGTCTCGGGCCTCAGGGTCGCGGCACCGCTGGCGCCGCTCGGGGCGGTCGTCGGCGAGTGGGTCGGGGCATCCGGCGGGCTCGGCTTCGTGATGGTCCAGGCCAATGCGCGCATGCAGACCGATACGGTGTTCGCGGCCATGACCATACTCGCCATCCTCACCCTCATCTTGCGGCTTCTCATTGACCGGCTGACGGCCGGTCTCGCCCCCTGGGCCAGCGAAGCCGATCCCGCATTCTCATCCGCATCAAGGAGTTCCGTCCGATCATGA